The following are encoded together in the Desulfonauticus submarinus genome:
- a CDS encoding ATP-binding protein, translating into MKKLPIGIQTFSKLREQGCVYVDKTNFALRLIQEGEYYFLSRPRRFGKSLFLDTLAEIFLGNKKLFKGLYIYDKYDFKPHPVIKISFGSGDYITEEIIFNEIDRIFERNEKELKVTSLHKKDIRGRFEELIVKVSEKYKNKVVILIDEYDKPILDNILNKELAIKARSILKNLYGVIKDSDRYIKFVFITGVSKFSKLNLFSGLNNLRDITVIKEYGEICGYTHNDLENVFFEHLKNVNLEKVKKWYNGYNYFGEKIYNPYDILLFIANGYEFRNYWWSTGNPSFLIDKLKETNYYLPKLDNALISEEGLDIFDVEYIDILALLWQTGYLTFKDKIIDKFGRITYRLCIPNLEIQFSLHELFIDYLTNQRYEKRLYEENLLIALDNRDFEKFKEILQSIFSSIPYENYVNNVLSRYEGYYSSVIYVYLKALGYDVVAEDTTNKGRIDITIKTDTMIVIIEFKVDSKEDAIEQILKKKYYEKYKSEGKEIYLVGIKFDSRERNIVELKSKKYNQE; encoded by the coding sequence ATGAAAAAACTTCCAATAGGCATTCAAACGTTTAGTAAATTAAGAGAGCAAGGTTGTGTATATGTAGATAAGACCAATTTTGCTTTAAGATTAATTCAAGAAGGAGAATATTATTTTTTGTCTCGTCCTAGAAGGTTTGGTAAAAGTTTATTTTTAGATACTTTAGCAGAAATATTTTTAGGAAATAAAAAATTATTTAAGGGTCTTTATATTTATGATAAATATGATTTTAAACCTCATCCTGTTATAAAAATAAGTTTTGGTAGTGGAGATTATATAACTGAAGAAATAATTTTTAATGAAATAGATAGGATATTTGAACGAAATGAAAAAGAACTGAAAGTAACTTCTTTACATAAAAAAGATATTAGAGGTCGTTTTGAAGAATTAATAGTTAAAGTATCTGAAAAGTATAAAAATAAAGTAGTGATTTTAATAGATGAGTATGATAAGCCTATTTTAGATAATATCCTTAATAAGGAATTAGCAATTAAAGCAAGAAGTATATTAAAGAATTTGTATGGAGTAATAAAAGATAGTGATAGATATATAAAATTTGTCTTTATTACAGGTGTGAGTAAATTTTCTAAATTAAATTTATTTAGTGGTTTAAACAACCTAAGAGATATTACAGTAATAAAAGAATATGGAGAAATTTGTGGATATACTCATAATGACTTAGAAAATGTATTTTTTGAACATTTAAAAAACGTAAATTTGGAAAAGGTAAAAAAGTGGTATAATGGTTATAATTATTTTGGAGAAAAAATATATAACCCCTATGATATATTACTTTTTATAGCTAATGGATATGAGTTTAGAAACTATTGGTGGAGTACAGGAAATCCATCGTTTTTAATAGATAAATTAAAGGAAACAAATTATTATTTGCCAAAGTTAGATAATGCCTTGATTTCAGAAGAGGGTTTAGATATTTTCGATGTAGAATATATAGATATTTTAGCTCTTTTATGGCAAACAGGGTATTTAACGTTTAAGGATAAAATAATAGATAAGTTCGGTCGTATAACTTATAGATTGTGTATTCCTAATTTAGAAATTCAATTTTCATTGCATGAATTATTTATAGATTATTTGACTAATCAGAGATATGAAAAAAGATTGTACGAAGAGAATCTTTTGATTGCTTTAGATAATAGAGATTTTGAGAAATTTAAGGAGATACTTCAGTCTATATTTTCTTCAATTCCTTATGAAAATTATGTAAATAATGTACTATCTAGATATGAAGGATATTATAGTAGTGTTATTTATGTTTATTTAAAGGCTCTTGGATATGATGTAGTCGCAGAAGATACTACAAATAAAGGAAGAATAGATATTACAATAAAAACAGATACAATGATAGTTATTATAGAGTTTAAAGTAGATAGTAAAGAAGATGCAATAGAACAAATATTAAAAAAGAAGTATTATGAAAAATATAAATCAGAAGGTAAGGAGATATATTTAGTGGGAATAAAGTTTGATAGTAGAGAAAGGAATATTGTAGAGTTAAAGAGTAAAAAATATAACCAAGAATAG
- a CDS encoding mannose-1-phosphate guanylyltransferase/mannose-6-phosphate isomerase: MKKKDFYALILAGGSGSRLWPLSRALMPKQLLSLNGERSLLQQTVLRALKAFSPSNIVIITNEEHIFEVKNQIKDICNEDKIGVVAEPMGRNTLPAVLVGLDSSKKPEESVFAVFPSDHQVEDEDAWVEDLFIGYDLAKKGWLVTFGIKPHKPETGYGYIKVGPSLKEEGFKVERFVEKPTLEKAKKFLSDGRYYWNSGMFVFEGKLFLQEIEKQQPELWSFWERRKESPLLANYSKFPDISIDYGIMEGAQNVAVVPASFGWDDLGSWEAIYRLGDKDEQGCVIRGDVLALECENSLLFSYGSKLAAVGLKDLIVVQTRDATLVIPKSQVQKVKDVVKALKQKDKHLVEAHLTVRRPWGSYTILEEGEFYKIKRIEVKPGAKLSLQMHYHRSEHWVVVKGTAEVIVEDKVVLLTENQSIDIPKGCKHRLSNPGKVPVEIIEIQSGPYLEEDDIVRFEDIYGRKK, from the coding sequence ATGAAAAAGAAAGATTTTTATGCTCTTATTTTGGCAGGTGGATCAGGGAGCAGGCTGTGGCCCCTTTCTCGTGCGCTTATGCCCAAACAGCTTTTGAGTTTAAATGGAGAAAGAAGCCTTTTACAGCAGACAGTTTTAAGGGCATTAAAGGCATTTTCTCCATCTAATATTGTAATTATTACTAATGAGGAACATATTTTTGAGGTTAAAAATCAAATTAAAGATATTTGTAATGAAGATAAGATAGGTGTGGTAGCTGAGCCAATGGGCAGGAATACTTTGCCCGCTGTTTTGGTTGGTTTAGATTCAAGTAAAAAACCAGAGGAAAGTGTTTTTGCTGTTTTTCCATCTGATCATCAAGTAGAAGATGAGGATGCTTGGGTAGAAGATTTATTTATTGGTTATGATTTGGCGAAAAAAGGTTGGTTAGTGACATTTGGTATTAAGCCCCATAAGCCAGAGACAGGTTATGGATATATTAAGGTGGGGCCATCCTTAAAAGAAGAAGGATTTAAAGTAGAGCGTTTTGTAGAGAAGCCAACTTTGGAAAAGGCAAAGAAGTTTCTTTCTGATGGTAGATATTATTGGAATAGTGGAATGTTTGTATTTGAAGGTAAACTGTTTTTGCAAGAAATAGAAAAACAACAGCCAGAGTTATGGAGTTTTTGGGAGAGAAGAAAAGAAAGCCCTCTTTTAGCAAATTATTCTAAATTTCCAGATATTTCTATTGATTATGGGATTATGGAAGGTGCTCAAAATGTAGCAGTTGTTCCTGCTAGTTTTGGGTGGGATGACTTAGGAAGTTGGGAGGCTATTTATAGATTGGGAGATAAAGATGAGCAAGGCTGTGTTATTCGTGGAGATGTATTAGCCTTGGAATGTGAGAATAGTTTGCTTTTTTCTTATGGAAGTAAGTTAGCAGCAGTTGGACTTAAAGATTTAATCGTTGTCCAAACCAGAGATGCAACCTTAGTTATTCCTAAAAGTCAGGTGCAAAAGGTAAAAGATGTTGTTAAGGCTTTAAAACAAAAGGATAAGCACTTAGTAGAGGCTCATCTTACAGTGCGTCGTCCTTGGGGAAGCTATACTATTTTGGAAGAAGGAGAGTTTTATAAAATAAAGCGTATAGAAGTAAAACCAGGGGCTAAGCTTAGTTTACAAATGCATTATCATAGAAGTGAACATTGGGTGGTAGTAAAAGGTACGGCTGAAGTAATAGTAGAAGATAAGGTTGTTTTACTTACAGAAAATCAATCTATAGATATTCCTAAGGGCTGTAAACATAGATTAAGTAATCCTGGGAAAGTTCCTGTTGAAATTATAGAAATTCAGTCAGGTCCATATTTAGAGGAAGACGATATTGTTCGTTTTGAAGATATATATGGTCGAAAAAAATAA
- the qrcA gene encoding menaquinone reductase multiheme cytochrome c subunit QrcA yields MAKGKSCVVLPFVVGFVGALIVGWWLFPKMLYSEKVQPIRFSHKVHVEDQGMACDECHLFREDGSFAGIPTTEKCAECHSEVMGEDPAEAKFVEEYVNKEKEVPWLIYQKQPDNVFFSHIAHQDFDCTTCHPDVGNSDTPPVYYENKITGYSKQTMKMWQCERCHAQKGASNACYVCHK; encoded by the coding sequence GTGGCAAAAGGCAAAAGTTGTGTGGTGCTTCCCTTTGTGGTCGGTTTTGTGGGGGCACTGATTGTGGGATGGTGGCTGTTTCCCAAGATGCTCTATAGTGAAAAGGTTCAGCCCATTCGCTTCAGTCACAAGGTTCATGTGGAAGATCAGGGAATGGCCTGTGATGAATGTCATCTATTTCGGGAGGATGGTTCTTTTGCAGGTATTCCAACCACAGAGAAATGTGCAGAATGTCATTCTGAGGTAATGGGAGAAGATCCAGCAGAAGCTAAATTTGTAGAGGAATATGTGAATAAAGAAAAGGAAGTTCCTTGGCTTATCTATCAGAAACAGCCCGACAATGTGTTCTTTTCCCATATTGCGCATCAGGATTTTGATTGTACAACGTGTCATCCTGATGTGGGAAATAGTGACACACCTCCAGTGTATTATGAGAATAAAATTACAGGTTATAGTAAACAGACAATGAAGATGTGGCAGTGTGAAAGGTGTCATGCCCAGAAAGGGGCCAGTAATGCCTGCTATGTTTGTCATAAATAA
- the qrcB gene encoding menaquinone reductase molybdopterin-binding-like subunit QrcB → MGLDRRGFITFLVGGAVGTLCTPIPWKTLDDVSIWSQNWPWIPKLKYGERSQVASVCKLCGAGCGLSIHKVGKRPVTAQGNVEHPLSQGGVCPLGSCAVRLLYRPARVKGPVKNNGGKLEPISWDEARRLLDEKLRGGKVACISGDENGSASELLAGFLALLGSDDFYFMPSDGQVSSIAWKMMGGKGQLGFDIENSDYVLVLGADILSSCGPVVRNQKAFASKKGKYVYAGPVQTGTAAAVDKWIPTYPGQEGTLALGIAYYLLKMGKAASLSSFARVRDFILSKYTPVAVEAKTGVRASELKKLAQELVRAKAPCVVIGSDFGQGSGSFEWAACILVNFLLGNFNQKGGLVALPENKVIKSAPLRSELNQKVLPEFLANVAGGSKKVDALLVYEANPVYALPQASQVAEAFDKIPFKVSFSTFLDETALKCDLILPNPHFLERHDDAYTPFGVGKEIYSASAPVIKPVVNAKPTADFILELAKAMGFDLGFETFEEVLQAKAESLGADYDSLIEGSAYTSNKWIDQDSLSLPVKVLENGLMPEGEGVFLAPVARNYLGNIKQALTPSEVILVKEYELNGKDLYVQVNSATARKLGLKQNDRVKLQGSGRECVARVNITETVMDDVIAAPLGFGHEAWDEYVRGKGDNVFKVLTIAEEKGSGLKVWNRSQVKVVRA, encoded by the coding sequence ATGGGACTTGATCGAAGAGGATTTATTACCTTTTTGGTAGGTGGTGCAGTAGGCACTTTGTGTACGCCTATTCCCTGGAAAACATTAGATGATGTGTCCATTTGGTCACAAAATTGGCCATGGATTCCAAAGCTTAAATACGGTGAAAGGAGCCAAGTGGCTTCTGTGTGTAAGTTATGTGGTGCTGGGTGTGGTCTTTCAATTCATAAAGTAGGTAAAAGGCCAGTAACTGCCCAAGGTAATGTAGAACATCCTTTGAGCCAAGGCGGTGTGTGTCCTCTTGGTTCTTGTGCAGTTAGGCTTTTATATCGTCCTGCAAGGGTAAAAGGACCGGTAAAAAATAATGGAGGAAAGTTAGAGCCTATTTCTTGGGACGAAGCTAGAAGACTTTTAGACGAGAAGCTTCGCGGCGGAAAAGTAGCTTGCATTAGTGGAGATGAGAATGGTTCTGCCAGTGAGCTTTTAGCTGGCTTTTTAGCTTTACTTGGCAGTGATGATTTTTACTTTATGCCAAGTGATGGCCAAGTAAGTAGTATTGCCTGGAAGATGATGGGTGGTAAAGGACAACTTGGTTTTGATATAGAAAATTCTGATTATGTGCTTGTTTTGGGTGCAGACATACTTTCTAGTTGTGGTCCAGTAGTAAGAAATCAAAAAGCATTTGCTTCTAAAAAAGGCAAATATGTCTATGCAGGGCCAGTACAAACAGGTACAGCTGCTGCAGTGGATAAGTGGATACCAACTTATCCTGGTCAAGAAGGAACTTTAGCCCTTGGTATAGCTTACTATTTGCTTAAGATGGGCAAGGCTGCATCTCTTTCTTCTTTTGCTAGAGTAAGAGATTTTATTCTTTCCAAATATACTCCAGTAGCAGTGGAAGCAAAAACAGGTGTGCGAGCTTCTGAACTTAAAAAGCTTGCTCAAGAATTAGTGAGAGCCAAGGCTCCTTGTGTGGTAATTGGTTCTGATTTTGGTCAGGGTAGTGGCAGTTTTGAATGGGCTGCCTGTATTTTGGTTAACTTTTTGTTGGGTAATTTTAATCAAAAAGGTGGGTTAGTAGCTTTACCCGAAAATAAGGTAATAAAAAGTGCTCCACTTAGAAGCGAGTTAAACCAAAAAGTACTTCCTGAATTTTTAGCAAATGTTGCTGGTGGTTCAAAAAAAGTGGATGCTCTTTTAGTGTATGAAGCTAATCCTGTGTATGCGTTGCCTCAGGCCTCTCAAGTAGCAGAAGCTTTTGATAAGATTCCTTTTAAGGTAAGTTTTAGCACTTTTTTGGATGAGACTGCTTTAAAGTGTGATCTTATTCTGCCAAATCCTCACTTTTTAGAAAGACATGATGATGCTTATACTCCATTTGGAGTAGGTAAAGAGATTTATAGTGCTTCTGCTCCTGTAATTAAGCCTGTAGTTAATGCTAAACCAACAGCAGATTTTATTTTGGAATTGGCAAAAGCTATGGGGTTTGATTTAGGATTTGAGACTTTTGAGGAAGTTTTACAAGCTAAAGCAGAATCATTGGGCGCAGACTATGATAGTTTAATAGAAGGTAGTGCATACACTTCTAATAAATGGATCGATCAAGATAGTTTAAGTTTGCCAGTGAAAGTTTTAGAAAATGGTCTTATGCCAGAGGGAGAAGGAGTCTTTTTAGCTCCAGTAGCTAGAAATTATTTAGGAAATATTAAACAGGCTTTAACTCCTTCAGAAGTTATTTTGGTTAAAGAATATGAATTAAATGGCAAAGATCTCTATGTTCAAGTAAATAGCGCTACTGCAAGAAAACTTGGCTTAAAACAAAATGATAGAGTAAAGTTGCAAGGCAGTGGAAGAGAGTGTGTTGCCAGAGTAAATATAACAGAGACAGTTATGGATGATGTCATAGCTGCACCTTTGGGCTTTGGCCATGAAGCCTGGGATGAGTATGTGCGCGGAAAAGGTGATAATGTGTTTAAGGTGTTGACAATAGCAGAGGAAAAGGGCTCTGGCCTAAAAGTATGGAACAGGTCCCAGGTAAAAGTAGTCAGGGCTTAA
- the qrcC gene encoding menaquinone reductase iron-sulfur cluster-binding subunit QrcC — protein sequence MEHIEFKVKWGMVINIDKCTGCGACMVACQAENNIAPMVDGSDKTMTLNWIVVYELSNGKPFPEHEVAYLPRPCMQCGKPSCSTVCPVVATKKDEEGGIVSQIYPRCIGCRYCMAACPYHARYFNWYDPKWPKGMEKTLNISASPRPRGVVEKCTFCHHRFMEAKEKARYEGKDPMKLPEDAYIPACAEICPTGAITFGDLNNPEHKVAKLAKSKYAFRLLERLGTEPQVYYYSEREWVRRLADNYLPNEKTKGE from the coding sequence ATGGAACATATAGAATTTAAAGTAAAATGGGGAATGGTCATCAATATAGATAAGTGTACAGGTTGTGGGGCCTGTATGGTTGCGTGCCAGGCAGAAAATAATATAGCGCCTATGGTAGACGGGTCTGATAAAACTATGACTTTAAATTGGATAGTGGTTTATGAACTAAGTAATGGCAAGCCTTTTCCTGAGCATGAAGTTGCTTATCTTCCAAGGCCCTGCATGCAGTGTGGAAAACCATCTTGTTCTACTGTATGTCCTGTAGTGGCTACAAAAAAGGATGAAGAAGGGGGAATTGTTAGCCAGATTTATCCTAGGTGTATTGGATGTAGATACTGTATGGCAGCATGTCCTTACCATGCTAGATATTTTAATTGGTATGATCCAAAATGGCCAAAAGGCATGGAAAAAACACTAAATATTTCTGCTTCTCCTCGTCCAAGAGGTGTGGTGGAAAAATGTACTTTTTGTCATCATCGTTTTATGGAAGCAAAAGAGAAGGCTCGGTATGAAGGTAAAGATCCTATGAAATTACCAGAAGATGCTTATATCCCTGCATGTGCAGAAATTTGTCCAACAGGGGCTATTACTTTTGGTGATCTCAATAATCCAGAGCATAAAGTGGCAAAATTGGCTAAAAGTAAATATGCTTTTAGATTATTAGAACGTTTGGGCACAGAACCTCAGGTCTATTATTACAGTGAAAGAGAATGGGTTCGTCGCTTGGCTGATAATTATCTGCCAAACGAAAAAACAAAGGGAGAATAA
- the qrcD gene encoding menaquinone reductase integral membrane subunit QrcD — MIDREWLPEGVERCSLGKFLVWMAILAAIFGWGLYAMFRIFAHGLIETNLDNYFGFGLWITFDLAVIALGAGAFFSGFLKYIVGIEELKNIINLAVIVGFICYSGAMLVLTLDIGQPLRAWFGYWHPNVHSMLTEVIFCITCYCTVLIIEYIPIILENRKLNQIPFIHKLAHNFHVFMPLFAGIGTFLSCFHQGSLGGMYGVLFGRPFAYREGFFIWPWTFFLFVASAIASGPAFTMLIAALMEKITGRKLVSYETKALMGKIAGSLLCFYLFFKFIDTWYWATDTLPKMGLTFDQVFNSEAGFGKWLLWTELGICGVIPAILLIVPKFRNIPFLLYTAAILDCIGVVINRFVFTVQTCAMPVMPFDKWYSYTPNWAEWATSIEIIAYGAILLSLSYRYLPVFPQEKELNK; from the coding sequence ATGATAGATAGAGAATGGTTGCCAGAAGGCGTGGAGCGTTGCTCTTTAGGAAAGTTTTTGGTGTGGATGGCCATATTGGCTGCTATTTTTGGATGGGGCCTTTATGCCATGTTTCGTATTTTTGCTCATGGCCTCATTGAAACCAATTTAGATAATTATTTTGGATTTGGGTTGTGGATTACTTTTGATTTGGCTGTAATTGCTCTTGGAGCAGGTGCATTTTTCTCTGGTTTTTTAAAATATATTGTGGGCATTGAAGAATTAAAAAATATTATTAACTTGGCAGTTATTGTAGGATTTATCTGTTATTCTGGTGCGATGTTGGTTTTAACTTTGGATATTGGTCAACCACTAAGAGCATGGTTTGGATATTGGCACCCTAATGTCCACTCTATGCTTACAGAAGTTATTTTTTGTATTACTTGTTATTGTACAGTTCTTATTATTGAATATATTCCTATTATTTTAGAGAATAGAAAGTTAAATCAGATCCCTTTTATTCACAAATTAGCCCATAATTTTCATGTTTTTATGCCTCTTTTTGCAGGTATAGGAACTTTTCTTTCTTGTTTCCACCAAGGTTCCTTAGGTGGAATGTATGGAGTTTTGTTTGGCCGTCCATTTGCTTATAGAGAGGGATTTTTTATTTGGCCTTGGACTTTCTTCTTGTTTGTTGCTTCTGCTATTGCTTCTGGTCCTGCTTTTACTATGCTTATTGCCGCACTTATGGAAAAAATTACAGGAAGAAAGTTAGTTTCTTATGAAACTAAAGCTTTAATGGGTAAAATTGCTGGTTCTTTGCTTTGTTTTTATCTCTTTTTCAAATTCATTGATACTTGGTATTGGGCAACTGATACTTTACCTAAAATGGGACTGACTTTTGATCAGGTGTTTAATAGTGAGGCTGGTTTTGGCAAATGGCTGCTGTGGACTGAGTTGGGAATATGTGGTGTTATTCCAGCTATTTTATTGATAGTTCCAAAGTTTAGAAATATTCCTTTTTTACTTTATACTGCTGCTATTTTAGATTGTATTGGGGTTGTTATTAACAGATTCGTTTTCACAGTACAGACCTGTGCTATGCCTGTAATGCCTTTTGATAAATGGTATTCTTATACTCCAAACTGGGCAGAGTGGGCTACCTCTATTGAGATTATAGCTTATGGAGCTATTTTATTAAGCCTTTCTTACCGCTATTTGCCTGTATTTCCTCAAGAAAAAGAGTTAAATAAATAA